From Solanum lycopersicum chromosome 8, SLM_r2.1, the proteins below share one genomic window:
- the LOC104648971 gene encoding uncharacterized protein — protein sequence MNLNCLTCQVLRRMDSNNVDNNSQDMSNFSSCLGRVDRSWSGNMAPNSDYENVMTRTSNKGAHRLHNSYGSPMEFPSVTPRLQRCSGMRRDWSFEELCRQMNEG from the coding sequence atgaatttgaattgcttgacatgtcAAGTTTTGAGGAGGATGGATTCAAACAATGTTGACAACAATAGTCAAGACATGTCTAATTTTAGCTCATGTTTGGGAAGAGTTGATAGGAGTTGGTCAGGGAACATGGCACCTAACTCTGACTATGAGAATGTGATGACTCGAACGTCGAACAAAGGTGCTCACCGCCTTCATAACAGCTATGGTAGTCCGATGGAGTTTCCCAGTGTCACGCCGAGGCTGCAACGATGCTCCGGGATGAGAAGAGATTGGAGTTTTGAGGAACTATGCAGGCAGATGAATGAGGGTTGA
- the MYC2 gene encoding transcription factor MYC2, whose protein sequence is MTEYSLPTMNLWNNSTSDDNVSMMEAFMSSDLSFWATNNSTSAAVVGVNSNLPHASSNTPSVFAPSSSTSASTLSAAATVDASKSMPFFNQETLQQRLQALIDGARETWTYAIFWQSSVVDFSSPSVLGWGDGYYKGEEDKAKRKLSVSSPAYIAEQEHRKKVLRELNSLISGAPPGTDDAVDEEVTDTEWFFLISMTQSFVNGSGLPGQALYSSSPIWVAGTEKLAASHCERVRQAQGFGLQTIVCIPSANGVVELGSTELIVQSSDLMNKVRVLFNFSNDLGSGSWAVQPESDPSALWLTDPSSSGMEVRESLNTVQTNSVPSSNSNKQIAYGNENNHPSGNGQSCYNQQQQKNPPQQQTQGFFTRELNFSEFGFDGSSNRNGNSSVSCKPESGEILNFGDSTKKSASSANVNLFTGQSQFGAGEENNNKNKKRSATSRGSNEEGMLSFVSGTVLPSSGMKSGGGGGEDSEHSDLEASVVKEADSSRVVEPEKRPRKRGRKPANGREEPLNHVEAERQRREKLNQRFYALRAVVPNVSKMDKASLLGDAISYINELKSKLQNTESDKEDLKSQIEDLKKESRRPGPPPPPNQDLKMSSHTGGKIVDVDIDVKIIGWDAMIRIQCNKKNHPAARLMAALMELDLDVHHASVSVVNDLMIQQATVKMGSRHYTEEQLRVALTSKIAETH, encoded by the coding sequence ATGACTGAATACAGCTTGCCCACCATGAATTTGTGGAACAATAGTACTAGCGATGATAACGTTTCTATGATGGAAGCTTTTATGTCTTCTGATCTTTCTTTTTGGGCTACTAATAATTCTACTTCTGCTGCTGTGGTTGGTGTcaattcaaatcttcctcatgCTAGTAGTAATACTCCCTCTGTTTTTGCACCATCTTCTTCTACATCTGCATCTACTTTATCCGCAGCTGCGACTGTGGATGCTTCCAAATCTATGCCGTTTTTCAACCAAGAAACCCTTCAGCAGCGTCTTCAAGCTCTTATTGATGGTGCTAGAGAGACGTGGACTTATGCTATCTTTTGGCAATCGTCGGTTGTTGATTTCTCAAGTCCGTCTGTGTTGGGTTGGGGAGATGGTTATTACAAAGGGGAAGAAGATAAAGCAAAAAGGAAATTATCGGTGTCATCACCTGCTTATATTGCTGAGCAGGAGCACCGGAAGAAGGTTCTACGGGAGCTGAATTCGTTGATTTCCGGGGCACCACCCGGAACGGATGATGCGGTTGATGAAGAAGTTACCGACACCGAATGGTTCTTTCTTATCTCCATGACCCAATCGTTTGTTAATGGAAGTGGGCTTCCTGGTCAGGCGTTGTATAGTTCCAGCCCGATTTGGGTCGCCGGAACTGAGAAATTGGCAGCTTCACACTGTGAACGTGTGAGGCAAGCACAAGGGTTCGGGCTTCAGACGATTGTCTGTATTCCTTCAGCTAACGGCGTGGTTGAATTGGGCTCGACGGAGTTGATTGTTCAAAGTTCTGATCTTATGAACAAGGTTAGAGTATTGTTTAACTTCAGTAATGATTTGGGTTCTGGTTCATGGGCTGTGCAGCCGGAGAGCGACCCATCGGCGCTCTGGCTCACTGATCCATCGTCCTCAGGTATGGAAGTTAGAGAGTCTTTAAATACAGTTCAAACAAATTCAGTTCCATCTAGTAATAGTAATAAGCAAATTGCTTATGGAAATGAGAATAATCATCCATCTGGAAATGGTCAGAGTTGTTACAATCAGCAACAACAGAAGAATCCTCCTCAGCAACAAACACAAGGATTCTTCACGAGGGAGTTGAATTTTTCGGAATTCGGTTTCGATGGAAGTAGTAATAGGAATGGAAATTCATCGGTTTCTTGCAAGCCTGAATCAGGagaaatcttgaattttggTGATAGTACTAAAAAAAGTGCTTCCAGTGCCAATGTGAACTTGTTTACAGGTCAGTCCCAATTTGGGGCTGGGGAGGAGAATAAtaacaagaacaagaaaagaTCAGCTACTTCCAGGGGAAGCAATGAAGAAGGAATGCTTTCATTTGTTTCAGGTACAGTTTTGCCTTCTTCGGGCATGAAGTCAGGTGGAGGCGGAGGCGAAGACTCTGAACATTCAGATCTCGAGGCTTCAGTGGTGAAAGAAGCTGATAGTAGTAGAGTGGTAGAGCCTGAAAAGAGGCCAAGGAAGCGAGGTAGAAAGCCAGCGAATGGACGGGAGGAGCCATTGAATCACGTCGAGGCAGAGAGGCAAAGGAGGGAGAAATTGAACCAAAGATTCTACGCGCTTAGAGCTGTTGTACCAAATGTGTCTAAGATGGACAAGGCATCACTCCTTGGAGATGCTATTTCCTATATAAACGAGTTGAAATCGAAGCTTCAAAATACAGAGTCAGATAAAGAAGACTTGAAGAGCCAAATAGAAGATTTAAAGAAAGAATCAAGGCGCCCCGGTCCTCCTCCACCACCAAATCAAGATCTCAAGATGTCTAGCCACACTGGAGGCAAGATTGTAGACGTGGATATAGACGTTAAGATCATCGGATGGGATGCAATGATTCGTATACAATGTAATAAAAAGAATCATCCAGCCGCAAGGCTAATGGCAGCGCTCATGGAATTAGACCTAGACGTGCATCATGCCAGTGTTTCAGTTGTCAACGATTTGATGATCCAACAAGCCACAGTGAAAATGGGTAGCAGACATTACACTGAAGAGCAGCTTAGGGTAGCGTTGACATCGAAAATTGCTGAAACACACTAA